GTTCCTCAAGCCGTCCGTCTGGATTCCGGTCACCAAGACCGTTTCCGAGGCCAACCCGACCGACTACTGCTCGGTGATCATCCCCGGCGGCGCCTGGAACCCCATCATCATGCGCACCGACGGCAAGATCCTCGATTTCGTGCAGAAGGCCCAGAAGGCCAACAAGCTGATCGCCTCGATCTGCCATGGGCCGCAGGTGCTCATCAGCGCAGGTCTCGTGAAGGGCCGCGAGATCACCGGCGTCGGCGACATCCGCGCCGACCTGCGCAACGCCGGCGGCCGGGTCGTCGAAGACCAGCCCGTCGTCGTCGATGGCAATATCCTCACGAGCCGCGATCCGAACGATCTCGCCCAGTTCTGCCAGGCGTTCGAGGAGTATCTGAAGAAGAACCTGAAGTTCTGCCACGGCCAGAAAGAGGACGGAACGAAGGACGGCGCGGCTCCGCAGGCCTCGATGGAGCAGGCTACCCAGATGTGCCCCGACTGCAACGGCACGGGCCGACTGACCGGCGGCCCCGGCAACTATCCCTACGCCTGCCCGAAGTGCAAGGGGACGGGCAAGGTGGCCGGAAACCCCAACCAGCCGCCCGTTTCGACCGATCATTGATTCGCTGACGATGGCAAGCCTGCTCGAGCACCCGTTCACGAAGCTGGTCTTCGAACACCGGAACTTTTCCCTGTACCGCTTCGAAGGCCGGTTCCAGCGGAAAACGCGTCTCACCCTCAAGAGCGACCGGATCGGCATTTTTCTCTGCGAGAAGGGCCATTTTCACTCGGATACCACGACCCTGACCCACCATCTGCACGAACGGCTCGTGTCGTTCGCCCTGTCGCACGACTGCACCAAGGTGTTCGACGCCGGCGTCGAGATCGTTTTTCTCCTGGTCATGTTCGACAGGGACGTTCTCGAGGCGTTCATCCGCAGGGTCGGCGGGGACGTCAACCTGGTCA
The nucleotide sequence above comes from Candidatus Ozemobacteraceae bacterium. Encoded proteins:
- a CDS encoding DJ-1/PfpI family protein, translating into MIKRLVLVLSFLVLADAMVSFAAEPAFQAVKFEEVDSGMPYNVPEVPATDPKSMEGIKVALVCAHGFEEVEGTYPLRYLRARGATVDVITPDWIKGRVMAVQFLKPSVWIPVTKTVSEANPTDYCSVIIPGGAWNPIIMRTDGKILDFVQKAQKANKLIASICHGPQVLISAGLVKGREITGVGDIRADLRNAGGRVVEDQPVVVDGNILTSRDPNDLAQFCQAFEEYLKKNLKFCHGQKEDGTKDGAAPQASMEQATQMCPDCNGTGRLTGGPGNYPYACPKCKGTGKVAGNPNQPPVSTDH